The segment AAGTGATGTCGAAGGAGAGGTGcaatcatcaccaaagaaACCGGGAGCTAAGCAGCAAAAGCTAAATTTTGGACCGCATCAGGCCTTTGCATGGATGGCTCACATCTTGCTGACGGAGTTTTTGCTGCACCCCGCTAAATGCCACAACTTACCGATCGCTAATTGGTCAACACTGCACTACCCAGCAATTGGAGCCTCGGCTATCAGGTTTCGTGTGTTTGCTCCGCTTTGATACTGATCTCAGAAACATGCATAGGCGTTCAAATTGGCCGAGGTAAGTGGAAAAACCTTGGGGTAGTTTACAATCAATAACTTATTTCAATCATGGTATAAAAGGCCCAATTCTCGTGCCAGGTAAGCCACCTCAAAACTAAGCTCAAAAGATAAGAAACTTGTGAACAGTCCTCCTCTCATCGCTATCCCCTTCATCTTCCACAAGCAGTTGAACCACTGTTGACAATGCCTCGGTGGACTTTCGAAATCATTGCAGAATCTTTGGCCCCTTCTGAAAAATCTACTATTGCAAGAGAAGCCACCAAGATCTACACTGATGTTGGCTTCCCTAAGTTTTGGGTTAACGTCTTCTTCCACGAGAATGACCCCAACAACTTCTACATCGGCGCTGATTCTTCTAAGAATGTTTTTCTTGTAATCAACCATACCGCTCGGACATTCGAATCAGTGGCCCATCGCCTAGGCTTCCTTGACCGTGTCGACACTATCTTGAGGCCTATTCTGGAGCCTAAAGGCCTGCATTGGGAATTCAACATACACGAGCATCCAGCACAAAACTGGAGGATGAACGGGATGATTCCTCCTGTGAACAAACCTGACGTACTACAAAACTGGGTTTCGCAGAACAAGCCAGTGCCATACTGAGGATTGCTTGTGGACGTCCTGGCTGGGCAAAGGAGCACGTGTATCACCATTCGGGTATGGCGGAGCTAGGTGTAGAATCGCGTTGGATCGTGTAAGGGTTCAATAGTTTGAGATAAATTTGATAGTCTTGACCTCTATTCTTGCTTGATGGCTCTGGCGATGTTTGTATTGACCATGATTTATAGTCTGGCACCT is part of the Fusarium oxysporum Fo47 chromosome VII, complete sequence genome and harbors:
- a CDS encoding putative oxalocrotonate tautomerase → MPRWTFEIIAESLAPSEKSTIAREATKIYTDVGFPKFWVNVFFHENDPNNFYIGADSSKNVFLVINHTARTFESVAHRLGFLDRVDTILRPILEPKGLHWEFNIHEHPAQNWRMNGMIPPVNKPDVLQNWVSQNKPVPY